Proteins from a genomic interval of Corythoichthys intestinalis isolate RoL2023-P3 chromosome 3, ASM3026506v1, whole genome shotgun sequence:
- the arid5a gene encoding AT-rich interactive domain-containing protein 5A isoform X2 has translation METSGEAPLSVTEVQDNGKEGLQVSLLHLNEKSFLSSLHSFMKERGTPIERIPHLGFKQIDLWMIFKAVEKLGGYNSVTTRRLWKKVYDELGGSPGSTSAATCTRRHYERLVLPYERHLKGENDKPLPLSKPRKPYKRTSEGKMNKAEWKGKRSKSEKDSERLLSGADIQIEAAMLPGSALWSSTTDRQQPQGPTAPDLYAYSHMLHSPAVTPWPVKISSAVGEVISPLEKKKRVAQASLRGSSQVKERDRPSVIRRSVSPASGSHKCDSSESSPRPLSSCSISSRSASPASISSEDDNNSELNSDLTTNCFNQNGNTPMREISKEQAVEYKNRDQVNLLDANRKPKVACKDLTHPVHSSTKFKSDCVPTSSSGFVKVPTKSAQLLRPAPIRPGHRIQYLTHNSKSFKDPPSHPSPWETLRSLPAKFPPTQQRPSHEQSYNLSGRDSHLRSMSQQQVLLPRMRIPQSQLTYHHFPFSTVHSALVYPNPYSVPMWGPAYTIPTVSTFYTPDKL, from the exons GCACCTCTTTCAGTCACTGAGGTCCAGGACAACGGCAAGGAAGGATTGCAAGTCAGCCTGCTTCATTTGAACGAGAAGTCATTTCTATCAAGTCTTCACTCCTTCATGAAGGAAAGGGGCACTCCCATTGAAAGGATCCCACATTTGGGCTTCAAGCAGA TTGACCTTTGGATGATCTTCAAGGCAGTTGAAAAATTGGgtggatacaattca GTGACAACACGCCGCCTGTGGAAGAAAGTGTACGATGAACTGGGAGGGAGTCCCGGAAGCACCAGTGCTGCAACTTGTACTCGCAGACACTACGAGAG GCTTGTGTTGCCCTACGAAAGACATCTAAAAGGAGAAAATGATAAGCCTCTTCCTCTCAGCAAACCAAGGAAGCCTTATAAGCGCACTTCAGAGGGGAAGATGAACAAGGCGGAGTGGAAAGGGAAAAGGAGCAAGTCGGAGAAAGATTCGGAG agGCTGCTTTCAGGGGCTGATATTCAGATTGAAGCAGCGATGCTTCCTGGTTCCGCTCTCTGGTCTAGTACCACTGACAGGCAGCAGCCACAGGGGCCAACGGCTCCTGACCTATATGCATATTCTCACATGCTGCATAGCCCGGCAGTAACGCCTTGGCCAGTGAAAATCTCCTCAGCTGTCGGAGAGGTCATCTCTCCTCTGGAGAAAAAGAAGCGCGTCGCACAGGCGAGCCTCCGCGGTAGCTCTCAAGTTAAGGAGAGAGACAGGCCTTCTGTTATTCGCCGCTCCGTCTCTCCGGCTTCCGGCAGCCACAAATGCGACTCTTCTGAAAGCTCGCCTCGCCCTCTCTCTTCCTGCTCCATCTCCTCCAGGAGCGCATCCCCGGCCTCCATCTCATCAGAGGACGACAATAACTCAGAACTGAACTCAGACTTAACGACCAACTGTTTCAACCAAAATGGTAACACACCAATGAGGGAAATTTCAAAAGAACAAGCCGTGGAGTACAAAAACAGAGATCAAGTCAACCTCTTAGATGCTAATAGGAAGCCCAAAGTTGCATGCAAAGACCTCACACATCCTGTTCATTCTTCTACCAAATTTAAATCTGACTGTGTCCCAACATCTTCCTCTGGTTTCGTCAAAGTTCCTACAAAATCTGCACAGCTTTTGCGGCCCGCTCCAATCCGGCCAGGTCACAGGATCCAATATTTGACGCATAACAGCAAATCTTTCAAAGATCCCCCTTCGCACCCATCACCTTGGGAAACATTAAGGTCCCTGCCAGCAAAGTTTCCTCCCACCCAGCAGAGGCCAAGCCACGAGCAATCGTATAACCTTTCAGGTAGAGACTCTCATCTACGGAGCATGTCGCAGCAACAGGTGCTCCTCCCCAGAATGAGAATACCACAATCTCAGCTAACGTATCACCATTTTCCTTTCAGTACAGTTCACTCTGCGCTTGTCTACCCAAACCCTTACTCCGTCCCTATGTGGGGTCCTGCATACACAATCCCCACTGTAAGCACGTTTTATACTCCAGACAAACTGTGA
- the gins4 gene encoding DNA replication complex GINS protein SLD5, giving the protein MSDSLSENDISREECQEDDMTPADLIAKLEEAWLNEKFSPELLPNQSEVVECVMEQLAHMEANLLRVKKGDAKASIHRMEIDRIRFVLCSYLRSRLLKIEKFFPHVLEREKSRSDGEPSLLSPEEFAFAKEYAANTEGHIKSVALNHMPPILQTLDMLKAVPTPCLDSFVFLRVKESQENILVEPETDDQREYVVDLEEGSQHLMRYRTIAPLISSGAVQLI; this is encoded by the exons ATGTCGGACTCGCTGTCTGAGAACGACATCAGCCGAGAAGAATGTCAGGAGGATGACATGACCCCGGCCGATTTAATCGCCAAACTGGAGGAA GCTTGGCTAAATGAAAAGTTCTCACCGGAGTTGTTGCCCAACCAGTCAGAAGTGGTGGAGTGTGTCATGGAGCAACTCGCACACATG GAAGCAAACCTGCTGAGGGTGAAGAAAGGCGACGCCAAGGCCAGCATCCACCGCATGGAGATTGACCGCATCCGTTTTGTGCTGTGCAGCTACCTGCGCTCGCGCCTTTTGAAG ATTGAAAAGTTCTTTCCTCATGTCCTTGAGAGGGAAAAGTCTCGCAGTGATGGAGAACCGTCTCTGCTGTCACCTGAGGAGTTTGCCTTTGCCAAAGA GTATGCTGCAAACACAGAAGGCCACATAAAGTCTGTCGCGCTGAATCACATGCCCCCCATCCTCCAAACACTTGACATGCTCAAAGCAG TACCGACCCCCTGCCTAGACTCCTTTGTGTTCCTGAGGGTGAAGGAGAGCCAAGAAAACATCTTAGTAGAGCCCGAAACAGACGATCAGAG AGAATACGTCGTGGATCTTGAAGAGGGCTCTCAGCATCTCATGCGCTATCGAACCATAGCGCCACTTATTTCAAGTGGAGCTGTGCAGTTGATTTAA
- the arid5a gene encoding AT-rich interactive domain-containing protein 5A isoform X1, which yields MQQVKLQSQKTLVGRRPLEMANEDESVTVASNENMETSGEAPLSVTEVQDNGKEGLQVSLLHLNEKSFLSSLHSFMKERGTPIERIPHLGFKQIDLWMIFKAVEKLGGYNSVTTRRLWKKVYDELGGSPGSTSAATCTRRHYERLVLPYERHLKGENDKPLPLSKPRKPYKRTSEGKMNKAEWKGKRSKSEKDSERLLSGADIQIEAAMLPGSALWSSTTDRQQPQGPTAPDLYAYSHMLHSPAVTPWPVKISSAVGEVISPLEKKKRVAQASLRGSSQVKERDRPSVIRRSVSPASGSHKCDSSESSPRPLSSCSISSRSASPASISSEDDNNSELNSDLTTNCFNQNGNTPMREISKEQAVEYKNRDQVNLLDANRKPKVACKDLTHPVHSSTKFKSDCVPTSSSGFVKVPTKSAQLLRPAPIRPGHRIQYLTHNSKSFKDPPSHPSPWETLRSLPAKFPPTQQRPSHEQSYNLSGRDSHLRSMSQQQVLLPRMRIPQSQLTYHHFPFSTVHSALVYPNPYSVPMWGPAYTIPTVSTFYTPDKL from the exons GCACCTCTTTCAGTCACTGAGGTCCAGGACAACGGCAAGGAAGGATTGCAAGTCAGCCTGCTTCATTTGAACGAGAAGTCATTTCTATCAAGTCTTCACTCCTTCATGAAGGAAAGGGGCACTCCCATTGAAAGGATCCCACATTTGGGCTTCAAGCAGA TTGACCTTTGGATGATCTTCAAGGCAGTTGAAAAATTGGgtggatacaattca GTGACAACACGCCGCCTGTGGAAGAAAGTGTACGATGAACTGGGAGGGAGTCCCGGAAGCACCAGTGCTGCAACTTGTACTCGCAGACACTACGAGAG GCTTGTGTTGCCCTACGAAAGACATCTAAAAGGAGAAAATGATAAGCCTCTTCCTCTCAGCAAACCAAGGAAGCCTTATAAGCGCACTTCAGAGGGGAAGATGAACAAGGCGGAGTGGAAAGGGAAAAGGAGCAAGTCGGAGAAAGATTCGGAG agGCTGCTTTCAGGGGCTGATATTCAGATTGAAGCAGCGATGCTTCCTGGTTCCGCTCTCTGGTCTAGTACCACTGACAGGCAGCAGCCACAGGGGCCAACGGCTCCTGACCTATATGCATATTCTCACATGCTGCATAGCCCGGCAGTAACGCCTTGGCCAGTGAAAATCTCCTCAGCTGTCGGAGAGGTCATCTCTCCTCTGGAGAAAAAGAAGCGCGTCGCACAGGCGAGCCTCCGCGGTAGCTCTCAAGTTAAGGAGAGAGACAGGCCTTCTGTTATTCGCCGCTCCGTCTCTCCGGCTTCCGGCAGCCACAAATGCGACTCTTCTGAAAGCTCGCCTCGCCCTCTCTCTTCCTGCTCCATCTCCTCCAGGAGCGCATCCCCGGCCTCCATCTCATCAGAGGACGACAATAACTCAGAACTGAACTCAGACTTAACGACCAACTGTTTCAACCAAAATGGTAACACACCAATGAGGGAAATTTCAAAAGAACAAGCCGTGGAGTACAAAAACAGAGATCAAGTCAACCTCTTAGATGCTAATAGGAAGCCCAAAGTTGCATGCAAAGACCTCACACATCCTGTTCATTCTTCTACCAAATTTAAATCTGACTGTGTCCCAACATCTTCCTCTGGTTTCGTCAAAGTTCCTACAAAATCTGCACAGCTTTTGCGGCCCGCTCCAATCCGGCCAGGTCACAGGATCCAATATTTGACGCATAACAGCAAATCTTTCAAAGATCCCCCTTCGCACCCATCACCTTGGGAAACATTAAGGTCCCTGCCAGCAAAGTTTCCTCCCACCCAGCAGAGGCCAAGCCACGAGCAATCGTATAACCTTTCAGGTAGAGACTCTCATCTACGGAGCATGTCGCAGCAACAGGTGCTCCTCCCCAGAATGAGAATACCACAATCTCAGCTAACGTATCACCATTTTCCTTTCAGTACAGTTCACTCTGCGCTTGTCTACCCAAACCCTTACTCCGTCCCTATGTGGGGTCCTGCATACACAATCCCCACTGTAAGCACGTTTTATACTCCAGACAAACTGTGA